A stretch of Labrus mixtus chromosome 7, fLabMix1.1, whole genome shotgun sequence DNA encodes these proteins:
- the LOC132977099 gene encoding transcriptional repressor scratch 1-like, whose protein sequence is MPRSFLVKQPKVHDFSSSSYYHHQQQQQQWDDSYTVTHAITESATNLAVRLSENGYIHDYIIPSVLSSTKESGHGQTGLSTEPLYSPGGSVGEEFSDHDMEHPDSPVSSGTLESDVSGHELESCGINAFLVSDGRSRRRSNKRSPWKAGSQSDSGEDAESADSSPAKGASKGRHMCGECGKSYATSSNLSRHKQTHRSLDSQQARKCNTCHKVYVSMPALAMHMLTHNLKHECTVCGKAFSRPWLLQGHMRSHTGEKPFACAHCGKAFADRSNLRAHMQTHSAFKHYSCKRCNKTFALKSYLNKHYESACFKGHQGDDDDCSSED, encoded by the exons ATGCCACGCTCCTTTTTGGTGAAGCAGCCGAAGGTTCATGACTTCTCATCTTCCAGCTActaccaccaccagcagcagcagcagcagtgggacGACTCGTACACTGTGACACATGCCATCACTGAGTCGGCCACCAACTTGGCGGTGCGTTTGAGCGAAAACG GCTACATCCACGATTACATAATCCCCTCAGTGTTGTCGAGCACAAAGGAGTCGGGTCATGGGCAGACCGGGCTCTCCACGGAGCCCCTGTACTCCCCAGGCGGCAGCGTCGGTGAAGAGTTCTCCGACCACGACATGGAGCATCCGGACAGCCCCGTCTCCAGCGGCACCCTGGAGTCCGATGTCAGCGGCCACGAGTTAGAGTCGTGCGGCATCAACGCCTTCCTCGTCTCGGATGGACGCTCTCGCCGGCGGTCCAACAAGCGGTCACCCTGGAAAGCCGGCAGCCAATCGGACAGCGGCGAGGATGCCGAGTCGGCGGACAGCAGCCCCGCCAAGGGGGCGTCCAAAGGGCGCCACATGTGCGGCGAGTGCGGCAAGTCGTACGCGACGTCATCCAACCTGAGCAGACACAAGCAGACTCACCGCAGCCTGGACAGCCAGCAGGCCAGGAAGTGCAACACGTGCCACAAAGTGTACGTGTCCATGCCGGCGCTCGCCATGCACATGCTGACCCACAACCTGAAGCACGAGTGCACGGTGTGCGGGAAGGCCTTCAGTCGGCCGTGGCTCCTGCAGGGCCACATGAGGTCCCACACCGGGGAGAAGCCGTTCGCCTGTGCCCACTGCGGCAAGGCGTTCGCCGACCGCTCCAACCTGCGCGCCCACATGCAGACGCACTCGGCCTTCAAGCACTACTCCTGCAAACGCTGCAACAAAACCTTCGCCCTCAAGTCCTACCTGAACAAGCACTACGAGTCGGCCTGCTTCAAAGGTCACCAAGGAGACGACGACGACTGCAGCTCTGAGGACTGA